The following are from one region of the Segatella oris genome:
- a CDS encoding polysaccharide deacetylase family protein encodes MIIEQPAKWLRWIYPGATWRMDKNEHSVYLTFDDGPIPESTPFILETLRKYNVKATFFMVGENVLRYHDLYNQILEEGHRVGNHTFNHIGSFKHWTITYAINTHKADELIHSNLFRPPHGWMRMSVYWWMKKKYRIIMWDLVTRDYSKWLTAKDVVRNVKRYARNGSIITFHDSLKSIDKLKTALPESIEWLKAQGYEFKTFE; translated from the coding sequence ATGATTATAGAGCAACCCGCAAAATGGTTGCGCTGGATTTATCCCGGTGCGACTTGGAGAATGGACAAGAACGAACATTCAGTCTATCTGACGTTCGATGATGGTCCAATCCCCGAGTCGACACCGTTTATTCTTGAAACTCTACGAAAATACAACGTCAAGGCAACATTCTTCATGGTTGGAGAGAATGTGCTGAGGTATCATGATTTGTATAATCAGATCCTCGAAGAAGGTCATCGGGTAGGTAACCACACATTCAATCACATCGGATCTTTCAAACATTGGACCATCACTTATGCTATCAATACGCACAAAGCCGATGAACTGATACACTCAAATCTATTCCGACCGCCTCACGGGTGGATGAGAATGTCGGTTTATTGGTGGATGAAGAAGAAGTATCGCATTATCATGTGGGATCTTGTTACACGCGATTACTCCAAATGGTTGACTGCTAAAGACGTGGTTCGAAATGTAAAACGCTATGCAAGAAATGGCTCTATCATCACTTTTCACGACTCACTGAAGAGCATTGACAAGCTAAAAACAGCCCTTCCAGAGTCAATTGAATGGTTAAAAGCGCAAGGATATGAATTCAAGACCTTTGAATAA
- the queG gene encoding tRNA epoxyqueuosine(34) reductase QueG — translation MNSRPLNKQDLTNEIKAEALRLGFFTCGIAKADSVEKATADHVKRWLKEGKQANMDYMANYMEKRLDPRLLMEGARSIICVALNYAPHNYCSDSEYQLAAYALGQDYHDIMKAKLRRLAAKFGYEDALISQNPEAHKCRIFVDTGPILERYWAEKAGLGWTGKNHQLIIPHAGSMFFLGEILVDEELIYDQPVKNRCGNCRKCIEACPTKAIIENCEIDAEKCLSYQTIENRSELSSEATARIGNTIYGCDACLKACPWNRFATPNDTPELQPKAELLQMTRQQWEYLSEEEYRKLFKGSAVKRAKYKGLMRNIEAAACFSREKQLPLSNKSKDYEQENK, via the coding sequence ATGAATTCAAGACCTTTGAATAAACAAGACCTTACGAATGAAATAAAAGCCGAAGCACTGCGCCTCGGCTTTTTTACTTGTGGCATAGCAAAGGCTGACAGCGTAGAGAAAGCGACAGCAGACCATGTGAAACGTTGGTTAAAAGAAGGAAAGCAAGCTAACATGGACTATATGGCCAACTATATGGAAAAGCGACTTGACCCGCGATTATTAATGGAAGGTGCCCGCAGTATCATCTGTGTTGCCTTGAATTATGCCCCTCATAACTACTGTTCTGACAGCGAATATCAACTTGCAGCATATGCTCTCGGACAAGATTATCATGATATCATGAAAGCCAAACTGCGCCGGTTGGCAGCAAAATTTGGCTATGAAGATGCTTTGATAAGCCAAAATCCAGAGGCACATAAATGCCGCATTTTTGTTGATACTGGCCCTATACTCGAACGCTATTGGGCTGAAAAGGCAGGGTTGGGCTGGACAGGAAAGAACCATCAACTCATTATTCCACATGCCGGGAGTATGTTTTTCTTGGGTGAAATCCTTGTTGATGAAGAATTGATCTACGATCAACCGGTTAAAAATCGATGCGGAAACTGCCGTAAATGTATTGAAGCTTGCCCAACAAAAGCTATCATTGAGAACTGCGAAATAGATGCTGAGAAATGTCTGTCCTACCAGACTATAGAGAATAGAAGCGAGCTTTCGAGCGAAGCAACTGCCAGAATCGGCAACACCATCTATGGCTGCGATGCCTGTCTGAAAGCCTGCCCGTGGAACAGATTTGCAACTCCCAATGATACGCCTGAGCTGCAACCGAAAGCTGAACTTCTGCAGATGACACGCCAACAATGGGAATATCTCAGTGAAGAAGAATATAGAAAACTCTTCAAAGGGAGCGCTGTAAAAAGGGCGAAATATAAGGGATTGATGAGAAATATTGAAGCGGCGGCTTGCTTTTCTCGCGAAAAACAATTACCTTTATCAAACAAATCTAAAGATTATGAGCAAGAAAATAAATAG